The following are encoded in a window of Candidatus Cloacimonadaceae bacterium genomic DNA:
- a CDS encoding YbaB/EbfC family nucleoid-associated protein, with the protein MLPGGKNMKDLMKQAQRMQQEMMKQQEELENKYFEASSGGGMVKVSISGKYELKSIKIDPQAVDPEDVEMLEDLIVAAFLEAFNKANEASNESMSKLTGGMKIPGLF; encoded by the coding sequence ATGCTACCCGGTGGTAAAAACATGAAAGACCTGATGAAACAGGCGCAGCGCATGCAACAGGAAATGATGAAACAGCAGGAAGAGCTGGAAAACAAGTATTTTGAAGCCAGCTCCGGCGGCGGAATGGTGAAAGTCTCCATCAGCGGAAAATATGAGCTAAAGAGCATCAAGATCGATCCCCAAGCCGTCGATCCCGAGGACGTGGAAATGCTCGAAGACCTCATCGTGGCGGCTTTTCTCGAGGCATTCAACAAAGCAAACGAAGCCTCAAACGAATCCATGAGCAAGCTCACCGGAGGGATGAAAATCCCCGGTCTGTTCTGA
- the recR gene encoding recombination mediator RecR produces MQLSANLEHLVQTLNRLPGIGRKTAQRLAWHLVGHDRDYSLELATVIRNTVESFTTCRLCNMLSESDPCHVCLDDERSDALLCIVENNADVQIIENMNEFRGRYFVLGHLLSPIDGFGPEQLHIPQMISLIIKIAPEEIVLALKPSAEGEATIHYLSELLGKRGHKVTRLSTGIPFGGDLEYSSSITLVNAWKRRYQVL; encoded by the coding sequence ATGCAGCTTTCGGCAAATCTCGAACATCTGGTTCAGACCCTGAACCGGCTGCCTGGAATCGGCAGAAAAACAGCCCAACGCCTTGCTTGGCATCTGGTTGGGCATGATCGCGACTATTCCTTGGAATTGGCAACCGTGATCAGAAACACCGTTGAGAGTTTCACCACCTGCAGGCTCTGCAACATGCTTTCCGAAAGCGATCCCTGTCACGTTTGCCTTGATGACGAAAGAAGTGACGCGCTGCTCTGCATCGTGGAAAACAACGCGGATGTGCAGATCATCGAAAACATGAACGAATTTCGCGGACGCTACTTTGTGCTCGGACACCTGCTCTCCCCCATCGATGGTTTTGGGCCAGAGCAATTGCATATCCCTCAAATGATTAGCCTGATCATCAAAATCGCTCCGGAAGAAATCGTCCTTGCCCTCAAACCATCCGCGGAAGGCGAAGCTACGATTCACTATCTTTCCGAATTGCTTGGCAAACGCGGACACAAGGTGACCCGGCTTTCCACAGGAATCCCCTTTGGCGGAGACCTTGAATACAGCAGTTCGATCACTCTCGTAAACGCATGGAAACGCCGCTACCAGGTACTTTAA